One genomic region from Spirosoma sp. KCTC 42546 encodes:
- a CDS encoding DUF6371 domain-containing protein has product MKLTTLCDHLEIEFGTHILESVTGVELRQGGQPIRLFDTTKHSAEVFYRNDQRGKPYIQNFQTGTRIYPVTAYAQVHRLTMTDAIYELARTYGLEDGYYTSRQPFPPRSAPSTKPDYIPNERYESCRKGFQRNGLFLWLSTRFGISETYQAFELYRLGTSKHWMFQNTLATTLPQYDQAGNLCQVKVIPFSPITGRRAKPEQLPPKLNQQTSHYEPDPGVWFAGKYLLRKKKAYLEQCYFGLHLISLYPKKKVAFVEGESTAITASIVYPEFNWLASGGSTGNSWNNPDKFKALAGCDVVLWPDSGKFEEWSRKAIPLEGLVTKLAVSDYVEKHAYKSNLDLRDLLCLPQWNIEGRTIYGEPLALEILQNYPPDWDC; this is encoded by the coding sequence ATGAAGCTAACCACTCTCTGCGATCATCTGGAAATTGAATTCGGGACTCACATATTGGAATCTGTCACAGGGGTAGAATTACGTCAAGGTGGGCAGCCTATTCGTTTGTTCGATACCACGAAGCATAGTGCTGAAGTGTTTTATCGTAATGACCAGCGAGGCAAGCCATATATTCAAAACTTTCAAACTGGTACCCGAATTTACCCAGTAACCGCCTATGCCCAAGTACATAGACTCACTATGACTGATGCTATTTATGAACTGGCGCGTACTTATGGTCTTGAGGATGGCTATTATACTTCACGGCAGCCATTTCCACCAAGAAGTGCCCCATCAACTAAGCCGGATTACATTCCAAACGAACGTTACGAATCTTGCCGTAAGGGATTTCAGCGGAACGGTTTATTTCTTTGGCTGTCTACTAGGTTTGGCATATCAGAAACATATCAAGCCTTCGAACTATATCGACTCGGAACATCTAAACACTGGATGTTTCAAAATACGTTAGCTACAACCTTGCCTCAATATGACCAGGCTGGCAATCTATGCCAAGTCAAGGTAATTCCATTTAGCCCTATAACAGGACGACGAGCAAAACCAGAGCAGCTTCCTCCCAAGCTTAACCAGCAAACGAGTCATTATGAACCCGACCCTGGCGTTTGGTTTGCTGGGAAGTACCTATTACGAAAAAAGAAGGCCTACCTGGAGCAGTGCTATTTTGGTTTGCACCTTATATCCTTGTACCCTAAGAAGAAAGTTGCATTTGTCGAAGGTGAATCAACAGCCATTACTGCTAGCATTGTTTATCCAGAATTTAACTGGCTAGCCTCAGGTGGATCGACTGGAAACTCCTGGAATAACCCAGATAAATTCAAAGCATTAGCAGGTTGTGATGTAGTACTCTGGCCTGATTCAGGGAAATTCGAAGAATGGAGTAGAAAAGCCATTCCTTTAGAGGGTTTGGTTACTAAGTTAGCCGTTAGCGACTATGTTGAGAAGCACGCTTACAAATCCAACTTAGATTTACGTGATCTACTTTGTCTACCACAATGGAATATCGAGGGTCGTACTATTTATGGAGAGCCATTAGCTCTAGAAATTTTGCAAAACTATCCGCCGGATTGGGATTGTTAG